The window AGGGCCTCGCGCTTGTGCAGCATCTCCAGGACGATACCCCGATTGCGGATGAGCCGCTCCCGGACGAACAGGTCCACAAGTTCCTCCAGGGCTTCCTCCTTGGACCTCGCTTTCATATCGGGGAGGAACAGGCCCTCCCGGAAATACAGCGCCAGCTCCGCCCTTTCCATGTGGGTATCCTCCATGGCTCAGGGAGCCTCGTCGTTGGCTTCCTCGATGAGTTTTCGGACGGCAGGGACGAGGTAGACCTCGTCCACCTCCAGGCGTGCCAGCTCTCTTGCCAATAGTCGAAGCTGCCGGGTCAACGGGCTCTTCTCGTTCAAGATGATCAGGCGCCGATCCTTCACCCGGCACAGCCCGCCTTCGAAGTCGCCCTTCTCGCGGCGTACCTCCACGCCCAGCCGCTGGGCACAGCTCTCCAGCTCTTGCAGAAGCTCCTCTGCCTTCATCACACGTACTTGTTCAGGCCTCTCCGCTTGAGCATCTCCACGAGGTCGCGCACGTCCTGCGCGCGGTCCCGCCGGCAAATCAGAAGCGCATCGCCCGCGTCTACGATCACCAGGTCCTCCAGCCCCAGGGTGGCGATGAGCCGGTACGGGGAATCGATGAGACAGCCCCTGGTGTCCAGAGCCAGGACCTCGCCGCTGATGGCGTTGCCGTCGGGGTCCTTGCGGCTGATCTTGTAGATCTCCTCCCAGCTGCCCAGGTCGTTCCAGCCGAAGGTCGCCTTGAGCACGATCACGCGCTGGGCCTTCTCCATCACCCCGTAATCGATGCTGATGCTGCGGACCTGGCAGTACACCCGGTGAACGGTTTCTTCCTCTTCCGGGGTGCCGACTTTGGCTTCGATTTCCAGCAGGCCTTCGTAGAGTTCTGGGAGGTACTCTCCGATCTCCCGTAGAATTGTGCTCGCCTTCCAGATAAAGATCCCGCTGTTCCAGAGGAAGTCGCCGCTTTCGAGGAAACGCTTGGCCACCTCCAGGGTGGGCTTCTCCGCAAACGTTCGCACCCAGAAAGCCTCCTGGTCGCCGTCCACGGGCTCACGGAACTGGATGTACCCGTAGCCGGTGGACGGATAGACCGGCTGGATCCCGAGGGTAACGAGGGCGTCGTGCCTGACGGCTAACTCCACCCCGCGGCGGATCAGGCGCGTAAACTCTTGCTCATC of the candidate division KSB1 bacterium genome contains:
- a CDS encoding sugar phosphate nucleotidyltransferase translates to MYAVIMAGGSGTRFWPRSREAWPKQLLNLVNDRSMLQNTVARMTALVPLENVYVVATRLHADAIREQLRDLPPANLLIEPKGKNTAPCIGLAALHVRRRDPEGVMVVLPADHLIQDEQEFTRLIRRGVELAVRHDALVTLGIQPVYPSTGYGYIQFREPVDGDQEAFWVRTFAEKPTLEVAKRFLESGDFLWNSGIFIWKASTILREIGEYLPELYEGLLEIEAKVGTPEEEETVHRVYCQVRSISIDYGVMEKAQRVIVLKATFGWNDLGSWEEIYKISRKDPDGNAISGEVLALDTRGCLIDSPYRLIATLGLEDLVIVDAGDALLICRRDRAQDVRDLVEMLKRRGLNKYV